In the Deltaproteobacteria bacterium genome, one interval contains:
- a CDS encoding outer membrane beta-barrel protein — translation MMRKKGFFCGCLALAFLVFCCSQVRAEIIWQEGALTVEDEMVEEGGRIKIGKLKIIPAVKLGGVWDDNIFLGNGYTNDPNNPGTVNPQTGTLTKPVESDYIFHVIPGLLLNYGLPGGRGNVNLGYEGNWAFYNDFTSQNWNNQRGIFNANYTAPAGLLLGISNIFNSGNDPYGDATQYALGRTKQRWNNDLNTKIGWDFFNRFRVIGYYDFYKQRYEDDIDYTQNWTTNRFGVGVQMRVLPKTWAFLRYHYQKQNFDTNLFGTTDRNNADNQQNMVSGGLAWDGDGKLGGEVNFGWSWLRFDNEFDRTGRKYEDNNTWIANTSINYQVLARTRLTLNVTRAMRPTGADKREYYDDTQVGIYIWQDLPYKFSAAVDFIYSKNDYNTQVSPVSPSTDKREDDNYNANVRLIYKIRSWLNASLRYRYMKKDSNDITQSFTDNQVMLSIGASY, via the coding sequence GTGATGAGAAAAAAGGGGTTTTTTTGTGGATGCCTGGCGCTGGCATTTCTGGTGTTCTGCTGTTCCCAGGTTCGGGCGGAGATCATCTGGCAGGAGGGCGCCCTGACCGTTGAAGACGAGATGGTGGAAGAGGGGGGGAGGATCAAGATCGGGAAACTGAAGATTATTCCGGCCGTCAAGCTGGGCGGGGTTTGGGATGACAATATTTTCCTCGGCAACGGCTATACCAACGATCCCAACAACCCGGGAACCGTGAATCCGCAAACCGGAACCCTGACAAAGCCGGTCGAGTCCGACTATATTTTTCATGTCATACCCGGACTCCTTCTGAATTACGGCCTTCCCGGCGGCAGGGGAAACGTCAATCTGGGATATGAGGGCAACTGGGCCTTTTACAACGATTTCACCTCTCAAAACTGGAACAACCAGCGGGGGATTTTCAATGCAAACTACACGGCGCCGGCCGGGTTGCTCCTGGGGATCAGCAATATCTTCAACAGCGGAAACGATCCCTACGGCGATGCCACCCAGTATGCCCTCGGTCGCACCAAACAACGGTGGAACAACGATTTAAACACCAAAATCGGATGGGACTTCTTTAATCGGTTTCGGGTCATAGGATATTACGACTTTTATAAACAGCGCTATGAGGATGATATCGATTATACCCAGAACTGGACCACCAATCGATTCGGTGTGGGGGTTCAGATGCGGGTCCTCCCCAAGACCTGGGCCTTTTTGAGATATCATTATCAAAAGCAGAATTTTGATACCAACCTGTTCGGGACCACCGACCGGAACAATGCCGACAACCAGCAGAATATGGTCAGCGGCGGTCTGGCATGGGACGGCGATGGAAAACTGGGCGGGGAAGTCAACTTCGGATGGTCATGGCTCAGATTTGATAATGAATTCGATCGCACGGGCAGAAAGTATGAAGACAACAACACCTGGATCGCCAATACCTCCATTAACTACCAGGTGCTGGCGAGAACGCGGCTGACCCTCAATGTGACAAGGGCCATGCGGCCGACCGGCGCAGACAAACGCGAATATTATGACGACACCCAGGTGGGGATCTATATCTGGCAGGACCTTCCCTACAAATTCAGCGCTGCAGTGGACTTCATCTATTCTAAAAACGATTACAATACCCAGGTAAGCCCTGTTTCCCCGAGCACCGATAAGAGAGAGGACGACAATTATAATGCCAATGTGAGACTCATATACAAGATCCGGTCCTGGCTGAACGCCTCGCTGAGGTACCGGTATATGAAGAAGGATTCCAATGACATCACCCAGTCCTTCACCGATAATCAGGTGATGCTCTCCATAGGGGCCTCTTATTAG
- a CDS encoding polysaccharide export protein, producing the protein MENARALPNGAVPARSVFINTAPDPKPRGRGKHQGKVMMFNNRINPTKPAHLSLVIRYALCTMLFALSACGVGGEIVTETTVNSGKLNGLKEEDRAMLDEIKKTVEKREKDDGITRVIERTPHFTVSEYLARYPEGKGLAADYKVGANDVLSITVYEEADLSREAVRVSGKGYVSFPLVGQLRVSGLTTTEIEGLIADKLAEQQYLLNAHVSVMVTEYNSQHFFVLGPVESPGSYPLQARERVLDAISKVKGVEHEKASSRLMLIRTLHPDTEKEQKLVIDINLRDLLNRGDQASNIYLCDRDVLYVSPVEHYYIIGQVNLPGSYDMPENGVTLVEAIGVAGGFTRIASRNSTRIIRVEDGVEKLIEVKVDAITDAGRKIHDVVIKPGDIIVVPESFF; encoded by the coding sequence GTGGAAAACGCCCGGGCCCTCCCCAATGGGGCGGTGCCGGCGCGTTCGGTTTTTATCAACACAGCCCCGGATCCCAAACCCAGGGGGCGGGGGAAGCATCAAGGAAAGGTCATGATGTTCAATAACCGCATAAATCCCACCAAACCAGCCCATTTGTCCCTGGTTATCCGCTATGCCCTATGCACTATGCTCTTTGCGCTCTCCGCCTGCGGCGTGGGCGGCGAGATCGTGACGGAGACCACTGTCAATTCCGGCAAGCTCAACGGGCTCAAAGAGGAAGACCGGGCCATGCTCGATGAAATCAAGAAGACAGTGGAAAAAAGGGAGAAGGACGACGGCATCACCCGGGTGATCGAAAGAACCCCTCACTTCACCGTATCCGAATATCTGGCCAGATATCCTGAAGGCAAGGGCCTGGCAGCCGACTACAAGGTGGGGGCAAACGACGTCTTAAGCATTACGGTCTATGAGGAAGCGGACCTTTCCAGGGAGGCGGTCCGCGTCTCGGGAAAGGGGTATGTCTCGTTTCCCCTGGTGGGTCAGCTCAGGGTCTCAGGTCTCACCACCACTGAAATCGAAGGCCTCATCGCGGATAAACTGGCTGAACAGCAGTATCTCCTGAATGCCCACGTCTCGGTCATGGTCACCGAATACAACAGCCAGCACTTCTTTGTCCTGGGGCCCGTGGAAAGTCCGGGCAGCTATCCGCTTCAGGCCAGGGAACGGGTGCTGGACGCCATTTCCAAGGTAAAAGGGGTTGAGCACGAAAAGGCCAGCAGCCGGTTGATGCTCATCCGGACCCTCCATCCCGATACCGAAAAAGAGCAGAAGCTGGTCATCGACATTAATCTCAGGGACCTTCTCAACAGGGGGGATCAGGCCTCCAATATCTACCTCTGCGACAGGGATGTCCTCTATGTCTCTCCTGTGGAACACTACTATATCATCGGCCAGGTCAACCTGCCCGGCTCCTATGATATGCCTGAAAACGGGGTGACCCTGGTGGAGGCCATCGGCGTGGCCGGCGGTTTCACCCGGATTGCCTCCCGCAACAGCACCCGCATTATCCGGGTGGAAGACGGCGTGGAAAAACTCATTGAGGTCAAGGTCGATGCCATCACCGACGCCGGCCGGAAGATACACGACGTGGTCATCAAACCGGGCGATATCATCGTGGTCCCGGAGAGTTTCTTTTAG
- a CDS encoding four helix bundle protein, producing MKFAYEKLDVWNRAVDFAVMVIDTVENISTGRKHYRLLEQMESSSTSISMNLAEGKGRNSKKEFTQFCYIARGSLYETMTLLEIFHRKAWVSDANYAVLETEGLEIASMIKGLINSLLKC from the coding sequence ATGAAGTTCGCCTATGAGAAGCTGGATGTATGGAACAGGGCGGTGGATTTTGCAGTGATGGTAATTGATACGGTGGAGAACATCTCCACAGGTCGAAAACATTACCGCCTTCTGGAACAAATGGAATCCAGTTCGACCAGCATTTCGATGAACCTGGCCGAAGGAAAAGGCAGAAATTCGAAGAAGGAGTTCACTCAATTCTGCTACATCGCGCGTGGCTCACTCTATGAGACAATGACCTTGTTGGAAATATTTCATAGAAAAGCCTGGGTATCTGATGCTAATTACGCAGTCCTTGAAACGGAAGGGTTGGAAATCGCTTCCATGATCAAAGGTCTGATAAACTCTCTTTTGAAATGTTGA
- a CDS encoding polysaccharide biosynthesis tyrosine autokinase: protein MSDYSQNQEQIDLRDYLRVILKRRWTIFTVFAVIVVTVAIHTYTATPIYRTTTRLVIEKENPNVVSIEEVMAVDSSGTDYYQTQYKIIESRSVARSVIQRLHLENSPEFFPEPKDDIISNLKRSVRETVREWKDSVTALLKLDTEKAPGATEAYDPDSRLVSDFISRIEVSPIRNSRLLDLSFEAKDPVLATRIVNTLARAYIDQNLEIKLKAVQDAVQWLHQRIDVERKKVEEAEQALLRYKEEHDIITDFSSDTEHVTAQKLAQLNAQVVDAESMRVEAETGYRQALRLKGSPDMLDSIPDVLNNELIREIKKMEVDLFKRMSELSKKYGRNHPQMVAIEAELKTLGNRKIQEINRVINSLKNRYEVALAKEESLKLALANQKMESLDLNQKAIRYSVLNREVESARDMYDLLIKRFKETTLTEDMRTGNIRIIDRAEVPRNAVKPKKRLNLLLAVIVGLVAGTGLAFFFEYLDNTIKIPEDLKQHLKIPYLGPTPLIEAKGKSSNNGVRSVDLVCLHSPKSTASEAYRGIRTNILFSSAGAAPQVILVTSPGPREGKTITSANLAIAMAQSGTRVALIDCDLRRPKIHSLFGVARDRGITNLLVSSDGIEKTVVHSRIPNLDLVLSGPLPPNPSEMLGSARMDDLLKELRKRYDRILIDSPPITAVTDSIILSKYVDGVVLVIRAGDTIREVAKNGLNQLQAVGAPILGGVLNAVDIGKDKYYYYYYYQYYNYYYGDDGDKKKSRRKKQKKHRSKNTYGTPHEPDETP, encoded by the coding sequence ATGTCCGACTACAGCCAAAACCAGGAACAAATCGACCTCAGAGATTACCTCCGGGTCATCCTCAAGAGGCGATGGACCATTTTCACGGTCTTTGCCGTCATTGTGGTTACAGTGGCCATCCATACCTATACGGCCACCCCGATCTACCGCACCACCACCCGCCTGGTAATTGAAAAGGAAAACCCCAACGTGGTTTCCATTGAAGAGGTCATGGCCGTGGATTCCTCGGGAACCGACTATTACCAGACCCAGTATAAGATCATCGAGAGCCGTTCGGTGGCCAGATCCGTTATCCAGCGGCTCCATCTGGAGAACAGTCCGGAATTCTTCCCCGAGCCGAAGGACGATATCATCTCCAATCTGAAACGATCCGTACGGGAGACCGTCCGGGAGTGGAAGGATTCCGTCACCGCCCTTCTCAAGCTCGACACGGAAAAAGCCCCGGGAGCAACCGAAGCCTACGATCCCGATTCCCGGCTTGTCTCCGATTTCATCAGCCGAATAGAGGTCTCGCCCATCCGCAACAGCCGTCTCCTGGACCTCAGTTTCGAGGCCAAGGACCCGGTCCTGGCCACCAGGATCGTCAACACCCTTGCCCGGGCATATATCGATCAGAACCTGGAGATCAAGCTCAAGGCCGTCCAGGATGCGGTCCAGTGGCTCCACCAGCGGATCGACGTGGAGCGCAAAAAGGTGGAAGAGGCCGAGCAGGCACTCCTCAGATATAAGGAGGAGCATGACATTATTACGGATTTCAGCAGCGACACCGAGCATGTGACCGCCCAGAAGCTGGCCCAGCTGAACGCCCAGGTGGTGGATGCGGAATCGATGCGGGTGGAGGCGGAGACAGGATATCGGCAGGCCCTGAGACTCAAGGGGTCGCCGGACATGCTTGATTCCATCCCCGATGTCCTCAACAATGAACTCATCCGTGAGATCAAGAAGATGGAGGTGGATCTCTTTAAGCGGATGTCGGAACTCTCCAAGAAGTACGGCCGAAACCATCCCCAGATGGTGGCCATCGAGGCCGAGCTCAAGACCCTTGGGAATCGGAAGATCCAGGAGATCAACCGGGTCATCAATTCCCTCAAGAACAGGTATGAGGTGGCCCTGGCAAAGGAAGAGTCCCTCAAGCTCGCCCTGGCCAACCAGAAAATGGAGTCCCTGGACCTCAACCAGAAGGCTATCCGATACAGCGTGCTCAACCGGGAGGTGGAGAGCGCCCGGGACATGTACGATCTTCTGATCAAACGCTTCAAGGAGACCACCCTGACCGAAGACATGCGGACCGGCAACATCCGGATCATTGACAGGGCCGAGGTTCCCCGAAACGCTGTGAAGCCCAAGAAGCGCCTGAATCTCCTCCTGGCCGTAATCGTGGGCCTGGTGGCGGGAACAGGGCTGGCCTTTTTCTTCGAGTATCTGGACAACACCATCAAGATCCCGGAAGACCTCAAGCAGCACCTTAAGATCCCCTATCTGGGACCCACCCCCCTGATCGAGGCAAAAGGGAAGTCCTCAAACAACGGGGTGCGGTCAGTGGATCTGGTCTGCCTTCATTCCCCCAAATCCACCGCCAGCGAGGCGTACCGGGGGATCCGCACCAATATCCTCTTTTCCTCGGCCGGGGCCGCCCCCCAGGTGATCCTGGTGACCAGCCCGGGTCCGAGGGAGGGGAAGACCATCACCTCGGCAAACCTGGCCATCGCCATGGCCCAGTCAGGGACCCGGGTTGCGCTGATTGACTGCGACCTTCGCAGGCCCAAGATCCACAGCCTGTTCGGCGTGGCAAGGGACCGGGGAATCACCAATCTCCTGGTGAGCAGCGACGGCATTGAAAAAACCGTGGTACACAGCCGGATTCCCAACCTGGACCTGGTCCTTTCAGGGCCCCTTCCCCCCAATCCGTCCGAGATGCTCGGATCCGCCCGGATGGACGACCTGCTGAAGGAGTTGAGAAAACGATATGACCGCATTCTGATTGATTCGCCCCCCATTACCGCGGTCACCGATTCCATTATCCTCTCCAAGTACGTGGACGGGGTGGTGTTGGTGATCCGGGCCGGCGATACAATAAGGGAGGTGGCCAAAAACGGCCTGAACCAGCTCCAGGCCGTGGGCGCCCCCATTCTCGGCGGGGTCCTCAATGCCGTAGACATCGGCAAGGACAAATACTACTACTATTACTACTATCAGTACTACAACTATTACTATGGGGATGACGGAGACAAGAAAAAAAGCCGGCGCAAAAAGCAGAAAAAGCACCGCTCCAAAAACACCTACGGAACTCCCCATGAGCCGGATGAAACGCCTTGA
- a CDS encoding tyrosine protein phosphatase — MIDIHSHILPNVDDGAGSLEEGLRMAERAVNDGIREMVATPHSLDGVYVNCVDDILAGVAQFRCALSANHLDLELHPGGDVHLSTHMVQRIQTQEVCTLNNMGKFILLELPSQMIPNGVKDEIFSLKLNGITPIITHPERNLMVQHDPETLYELVEMGALAQVTAMSLTGDFGEVIFHVSERLMKHRLIHIIATDAHSAEDRPPVLSGAVERAADILKSYDEALHMVTQVPAAILSGRTPDVPEPMHVKRTGRTAA; from the coding sequence ATGATCGATATCCACTCTCATATCCTTCCCAATGTGGATGACGGGGCCGGATCCCTGGAGGAAGGTTTAAGAATGGCGGAACGGGCCGTGAATGACGGAATACGGGAGATGGTCGCCACCCCCCATTCCCTGGACGGTGTTTATGTGAACTGCGTGGACGACATCCTGGCGGGGGTCGCCCAATTCCGGTGCGCCCTCTCTGCGAATCACCTCGACCTGGAGCTGCATCCGGGTGGGGACGTACACCTCTCTACCCACATGGTCCAGCGGATCCAGACCCAGGAGGTCTGCACCCTCAATAATATGGGGAAATTCATTCTTTTGGAACTTCCGTCTCAGATGATCCCCAACGGCGTAAAGGACGAGATCTTTTCCCTCAAACTGAACGGCATCACCCCGATCATCACTCATCCGGAACGAAATCTCATGGTGCAGCATGATCCGGAGACCCTCTATGAACTCGTCGAGATGGGGGCCCTTGCACAGGTGACGGCCATGAGCCTGACCGGTGATTTCGGGGAAGTTATCTTCCATGTATCCGAGCGTCTCATGAAACACCGGCTGATCCACATCATCGCCACCGACGCCCATTCCGCGGAAGACCGGCCGCCGGTCTTGTCCGGTGCGGTAGAACGGGCCGCCGACATACTCAAGAGCTATGATGAGGCCTTGCACATGGTCACCCAGGTGCCTGCCGCTATCCTGTCCGGCCGGACCCCGGATGTCCCGGAACCGATGCACGTGAAACGTACGGGACGGACCGCGGCGTAG
- a CDS encoding response regulator, producing MPRILIVDDEWLTRTEVAEMLTALGYEVAGQAESGQEAVDMAREQKPDLIIMDVVLPGEMDGIAAAEKIKGELDIPIIFVSGYGEPRYIESAKNIDAYGYVMKPFDEKEVWAFVEIALHKREMEVKLKQAHDELSRINLQLRKASREWEEIFQAIGQATLILDMEHTILNANRSAFDTVGNPGNSLVGQKCYRIFHDAGTPPEGCPLEKMKMSGQLETAEMELEIPGRTFLVSCTPMVDQQGRIERCIHIATDITEKKRLEIQNRQAQKMKAISVLAGGIAHQFNNALTAITWNSNLIEVKSLEKEDISRNISSIDKSVHKMARLTSQLLAYARGGKYYVKPLDLSAFIRETLPLLRQGMDPEVRLMADLPPEVLPITADDNQLQMVLSALIANAHEAIEGSGRIRISLRNMDLDREFIQTHPGLKPGPHVCLSVEDTGKGMDEETQKKIFDPFFTMHFLGRGMGMAAVYGIVKNHDGWIDVDSEPGKGTRVRIYLPAV from the coding sequence ATGCCGAGAATACTGATCGTTGATGACGAATGGCTCACCCGAACAGAAGTGGCTGAAATGCTGACGGCCCTCGGATATGAGGTGGCGGGCCAGGCGGAATCGGGACAGGAAGCCGTGGACATGGCCCGGGAACAGAAGCCGGATCTCATTATTATGGACGTGGTGCTTCCGGGGGAGATGGACGGGATAGCGGCTGCCGAGAAGATCAAGGGGGAACTGGATATCCCCATCATATTCGTATCCGGGTACGGCGAGCCGAGATATATCGAAAGCGCCAAGAATATCGACGCCTATGGCTACGTCATGAAGCCTTTTGATGAAAAGGAGGTCTGGGCCTTTGTGGAAATCGCCCTCCACAAAAGGGAAATGGAAGTGAAATTGAAGCAGGCCCATGATGAACTCTCCCGCATCAATCTTCAGCTCAGAAAGGCGTCGCGCGAATGGGAAGAAATCTTTCAGGCGATCGGGCAGGCCACCCTCATCCTGGACATGGAGCATACCATTCTTAATGCGAACAGATCGGCATTCGACACCGTAGGGAACCCCGGGAACTCTCTGGTGGGACAAAAATGCTACCGGATTTTCCATGATGCCGGCACCCCTCCGGAGGGGTGTCCTTTGGAAAAGATGAAGATGTCAGGGCAATTGGAAACCGCTGAAATGGAATTGGAGATCCCGGGCCGTACCTTTCTGGTTTCATGCACCCCGATGGTGGATCAGCAGGGCCGCATCGAGAGATGCATTCATATCGCCACGGATATTACGGAGAAAAAGAGGCTGGAAATACAGAACCGTCAGGCCCAGAAAATGAAGGCCATATCCGTCCTGGCCGGCGGGATCGCCCACCAGTTCAACAATGCGCTGACCGCCATCACATGGAACAGTAATCTCATTGAGGTAAAATCCCTTGAGAAGGAGGACATCTCCAGGAATATTTCGAGTATCGACAAGTCGGTTCATAAAATGGCGCGTCTCACCAGTCAGTTACTGGCCTATGCAAGGGGCGGGAAATATTATGTAAAGCCGCTTGACCTGAGCGCGTTCATACGGGAGACCCTTCCCCTCCTCCGGCAGGGCATGGATCCGGAGGTCCGGCTGATGGCCGACCTTCCGCCGGAGGTCCTTCCCATAACGGCGGATGACAACCAGTTGCAGATGGTGCTCTCCGCCCTGATCGCCAATGCCCATGAGGCCATCGAGGGCTCCGGCCGCATTCGGATATCGCTTCGGAATATGGACCTGGACCGGGAATTCATCCAAACCCATCCCGGCCTCAAACCGGGTCCCCACGTCTGCCTTTCAGTGGAGGATACAGGCAAGGGGATGGACGAAGAGACGCAGAAGAAGATATTTGACCCCTTCTTTACCATGCATTTCCTTGGACGGGGCATGGGCATGGCCGCTGTGTACGGCATCGTCAAGAATCATGACGGCTGGATCGACGTCGACTCGGAACCGGGGAAAGGCACCCGCGTCCGCATCTATCTCCCTGCGGTTTGA
- a CDS encoding PAS domain S-box protein, whose amino-acid sequence MFPDLIIFQSAGSLSVGVLAFLMAILQLLFFFKKSQFTWYAWGAAISFSALLYSVGIFIEYNTPPGPLNRLAGLLEWTAVICWIHALYGFTFSYLGIETRWYHPVAGAFHALVLILLWSTHWIVADSFVSRRFIGLTAPYVEPALGPLGPLFMLYAAAAGVTVMIIWIRHKDTNPRHRRAYLIGGAVWVCLGMHDGLAVQGLPTIQYLMEYGFFAFALAGVWVAFNSYLETAAEEKYRVITEYANDCILVIQDGRVVFRNPSCYYLTSLSLSRAAARDLLDIVTSEDRKTVFEHFRTLLKGDRPPPPITVRIRRSDGEERWVDMASSLIRYRERPATLSIMRDITERKRAEEILRESEEKYRSMMETMHDSVYICSPDFRIVYMNSAMIRMMGRDVTGECCYQALFERDEPCPWCVHDSVQQGETSEVEMVSPRDNRSYHVTYSPVFHKAGPASTMIIYRDITLTKRLEEQVLRSERLSATGQLAATVAHEINSPLQGIISLIGSLERAYQQDERLLEKLSLLKRAFMSIRNTVTRLLDLSRPGKEAKQPTNINRTIEDTIGLLKSYLKKNQVQMILDLSPTIPNISASPQQLGHVLMNLISNSVEAMDEASRLAQHPKQGGTVDKGTDRKIAISSHIDKDNIVINVIDTGPGIPEEHLKHIFEPFYTRKKKGMGIGLSICHGIILDHHGVIEAENSPEGGAAFTIALPIEQTA is encoded by the coding sequence ATGTTTCCCGACCTCATCATTTTCCAGTCGGCCGGATCGTTATCGGTAGGTGTACTCGCCTTCCTCATGGCGATCTTGCAGCTCCTTTTTTTCTTCAAGAAATCTCAATTCACATGGTATGCATGGGGTGCCGCCATCTCATTTTCAGCCCTTCTCTATTCGGTCGGCATCTTCATCGAGTACAATACGCCTCCAGGCCCTCTCAACCGGCTTGCCGGCCTTCTGGAATGGACAGCCGTTATCTGTTGGATTCATGCTCTTTATGGGTTCACGTTTTCGTATCTGGGGATTGAAACCAGGTGGTACCACCCGGTTGCCGGCGCCTTCCATGCGCTCGTCCTGATCCTCCTCTGGTCCACCCATTGGATTGTGGCTGACAGCTTCGTTTCGCGCAGGTTCATCGGGTTGACGGCCCCCTACGTCGAACCTGCCCTCGGCCCCCTCGGCCCCCTCTTCATGCTGTATGCGGCCGCGGCCGGGGTGACCGTGATGATCATATGGATACGACACAAGGATACCAATCCGAGGCATCGCAGGGCCTATCTGATAGGCGGCGCAGTATGGGTGTGCCTGGGCATGCATGACGGGCTGGCCGTACAGGGACTCCCGACCATCCAATATCTCATGGAATACGGCTTTTTTGCCTTTGCCCTGGCCGGGGTCTGGGTTGCATTCAACAGCTACCTGGAAACCGCGGCCGAAGAAAAATATCGCGTCATCACGGAATACGCGAATGATTGCATCCTGGTGATCCAGGATGGCCGGGTCGTCTTCAGAAATCCATCCTGTTATTATCTGACAAGTCTCTCTTTATCCCGTGCAGCAGCCAGGGATCTCCTCGACATCGTAACCTCAGAAGATCGAAAGACGGTTTTTGAGCACTTCAGGACCCTCTTGAAGGGGGACCGTCCGCCCCCTCCCATTACCGTTCGGATTCGGAGATCGGATGGAGAAGAGCGATGGGTGGACATGGCATCCAGCCTCATTCGATACAGGGAAAGACCTGCCACCCTCTCTATCATGCGGGACATCACGGAACGCAAGCGGGCAGAGGAGATCCTGCGGGAAAGCGAGGAAAAATATCGTTCCATGATGGAAACGATGCACGATTCCGTCTATATTTGTTCCCCTGACTTTCGCATTGTCTATATGAATTCCGCTATGATAAGGATGATGGGCCGCGATGTCACAGGTGAATGCTGTTATCAAGCATTATTTGAGCGAGACGAACCGTGTCCCTGGTGTGTCCATGACAGTGTGCAGCAGGGTGAGACTTCTGAAGTGGAAATGGTCAGTCCAAGGGACAATCGTTCTTACCATGTCACCTATTCCCCTGTATTCCATAAAGCGGGTCCCGCTTCAACCATGATTATTTACAGGGACATAACCCTTACAAAACGGCTGGAGGAACAGGTACTGCGCTCTGAACGTCTTTCAGCCACCGGTCAACTGGCGGCCACGGTCGCGCACGAAATCAATTCGCCGTTACAGGGGATCATATCCCTTATCGGCTCGCTTGAAAGGGCCTATCAACAGGACGAAAGGCTGCTGGAGAAGCTGAGTCTGTTAAAGAGGGCCTTTATGAGCATCCGGAACACGGTAACGAGACTCCTGGACCTCAGCCGCCCGGGAAAGGAAGCCAAGCAGCCGACGAATATTAACCGTACCATTGAAGATACCATCGGATTGCTAAAAAGTTATTTAAAGAAAAACCAGGTCCAAATGATCCTAGACCTGTCGCCGACAATCCCAAACATAAGCGCTTCCCCTCAGCAGTTGGGTCACGTATTGATGAATCTCATCAGTAATTCGGTGGAAGCGATGGATGAAGCTTCCCGGTTGGCGCAGCATCCGAAGCAGGGAGGAACCGTTGATAAGGGCACGGATAGAAAAATAGCCATCAGCTCTCATATTGATAAAGACAATATTGTCATAAACGTAATCGATACGGGCCCCGGCATTCCGGAAGAGCACCTAAAGCACATATTTGAACCCTTCTATACCAGAAAGAAAAAAGGGATGGGCATCGGGCTTTCCATTTGTCATGGCATTATTCTAGATCACCATGGCGTCATTGAAGCTGAAAACTCCCCGGAAGGAGGCGCCGCTTTTACAATTGCATTGCCGATAGAACAGACGGCGTAA